The sequence CCATTCTTTCAAAAATCACATTTGGATTTTATTGATTGATAATAAAACAATCGGTTGCCGGGAGATTCCTATGCCCGGTATTTTCATGGCCTATGTTTGCTGACGTTTCATTTCCTATCTCAAGCTACCAGACTTTTTCTTATGAGATTCCTGAATCATTATTAGAAAAAATATCTGTTGGCGTCCGTGTTAATGCTGCTTTTGGACCGCGAAAAATCCAAGGCATCGTGGTGGATATAAAAAAAACATCCGATTTCAAGGGACGGATTCGTCCCATCGAATCATTGGTAGATGATGAGCCTGTCTTGGATAGTCACTTATGGAAATTAATTAATTGGCTCTCTCAATATTATAATACCCCCCTTGGAATTGCTGCAAAGGCTGCCCTACCTGCAAATTTATCAACGCGTTATAAACCACAAACCGAAATGTGGGTTAAAGCTAATAGCAAAGATTTGGACTTACCCAAAAATGCAAAAGCTCAAGTTGCTGTTTTAAATTATCTTATGGGTAAAAAGGATTTTGTATCTACCAAATCATTAACTGATTTGGCTTCTAATCACACTGAGGTATGTAAAAAGTTATCTGAGAAAGGGTTGGTTACTATTGAAACAAGGGATATCCTTCCGGACTTGACTGGATTTTCATTTAAGCCAATCCACAAAAAAATACGATTTTCAGATTATCAAAAAACAGCAGTTGATAAAATTTGTGAATCACTGGACAATGATCAGTTCAATCCGTTTTTACTCCATGGGGTAACGGGTAGCGGGAAAACAGAAATTTATATTGAAGCAGCACGTCATGCATTACATCAAAATAAAACCGTGATATTGCTACTGCCTGAGATTTCATTAACACCCCAAATAGCTGGACGGTTTCGTGCTACCTTTGGTGATGCCGTAGCTCTATGGCATTCAAAATTATCCCGATCGGCTAGAGCATGGACATGGAAACGAATTTGTGCTGGGGACTATAAAGTTGTTATTGGAGCCCGTTCGGCCATTTTTGCTCCCCTAAAAAATTTAGGATTAATTGTCGTAGATGAAGAGCAGGAAAGTTCCTATAAACAGGAATCCCCTGATCCACGCTATCATGCTAGGGATGTTTCTCTTATGCGTGGTAAAATTCATAATGCAGCAGTCGTGCTCGCCAGTGCCACCCCAAGTTTGGAATCATATTATAATAATATCCAGGGGAAATTTGATTATATACATCTTCCTGAGAGATTTGGCGGCGCCAAATATCCGCAAGTTCATGTTGTGGATATGATAAAAGAATCGGAAGAAACAGAAATTTATGGCGGAATATTTTCTAGGGTTCTTTTAGAAAAGATGGAGGATCGCATTCAGAAAAAAGAGCAGGTTATTCTCCTCCATAATCGACGTGGTTTCGCCCCCGTTTTGCGTTGTGACGATTGTGGTGAAGTCACTATGTGTCCTCATTGCCAAGTCGCCTTAACCTTTCACCGAACGGGAAATTTTCTCCAATGTCATTTTTGCAACCATTTGGAAAGATCATTGCCCTCAACCTGCAAGGAATGTCAAAGTTTTAATATCAAATTATCAGGGATAGGAACGCAAAAAGTTGAAGACGAATTAAATAAAAAATTTCCGGATGCAATTATTGAACGGTTGGATGTAGACACTGCTCGGTCCGGAACTAATATAACTGAAATGCTTCAACGGTTTTCTGATGG is a genomic window of Candidatus Neomarinimicrobiota bacterium containing:
- the priA gene encoding primosomal protein N'; its protein translation is MIIKQSVAGRFLCPVFSWPMFADVSFPISSYQTFSYEIPESLLEKISVGVRVNAAFGPRKIQGIVVDIKKTSDFKGRIRPIESLVDDEPVLDSHLWKLINWLSQYYNTPLGIAAKAALPANLSTRYKPQTEMWVKANSKDLDLPKNAKAQVAVLNYLMGKKDFVSTKSLTDLASNHTEVCKKLSEKGLVTIETRDILPDLTGFSFKPIHKKIRFSDYQKTAVDKICESLDNDQFNPFLLHGVTGSGKTEIYIEAARHALHQNKTVILLLPEISLTPQIAGRFRATFGDAVALWHSKLSRSARAWTWKRICAGDYKVVIGARSAIFAPLKNLGLIVVDEEQESSYKQESPDPRYHARDVSLMRGKIHNAAVVLASATPSLESYYNNIQGKFDYIHLPERFGGAKYPQVHVVDMIKESEETEIYGGIFSRVLLEKMEDRIQKKEQVILLHNRRGFAPVLRCDDCGEVTMCPHCQVALTFHRTGNFLQCHFCNHLERSLPSTCKECQSFNIKLSGIGTQKVEDELNKKFPDAIIERLDVDTARSGTNITEMLQRFSDGKIDILLGTQMIAKGLDFANATLVGIINGDTGLYLPDFRAGERVFQLIYQAAGRSGRGRIPGEVVVQTYNPENPVIKCATQLDLKKYYNICLDERQALDYPPFSWMVRLEVTGENRNAVEKGSKMLGNKFNRLPKGVVRLGPAFCYRERLRNQFRMQIVLKSKKEFDPNGYKLHKYFKSIIQDEKTFKLPGNVRLIVDVNPVSLL